The following are from one region of the Nymphaea colorata isolate Beijing-Zhang1983 chromosome 7, ASM883128v2, whole genome shotgun sequence genome:
- the LOC116258046 gene encoding TPD1 protein homolog 1-like: protein MANLADRNPQTGATSHSVGLKSKADEADGEMRVVTRAFMSAFAFSLLLLLLLTARRWQQQDLSGTDPRGRLSYISANRKLLVTAEQGVEVGRKPNRIGEACSREDIALHQGATAPLPNGIPTYTVQILNICVTGCNISAIHVSCGWFSTARTINPRVFRRLRYDDCLVNDGNAVPPGGSLSFQYANTRPYPLSVSSVVCHP from the exons ATGGCGAATCTCGCTGACCGGAATCCTCAGACCGGTGCAACCTCACATTCCGTCGGCCTGAAGTCGAAGGCAGACGAAGCCGACGGAGAAATGCGCGTTGTCACGAGAGCGTTCATGAGCGCGTTCGCGTTCTCTCTGCTGCTCCTACTGTTGCTGACGG CAAGGAGATGGCAACAGCAGGATCTCAGCGGCACAGATCCACGTGGGAGGCTGAGTTACATATCTGCCAACCGAAAGCTTCTCGTTACCG CGGAGCAGGGGGTGGAGGTGGGAAGGAAGCCCAATCGGATCGGGGAGGCGTGCTCGCGGGAGGACATAGCGCTGCACCAGGGAGCCACGGCGCCGCTCCCCAACGGCATTCCGACGTACACCGTGCAGATCCTGAACATCTGCGTCACCGGCTGCAACATCTCCGCCATCCACGTCAGCTGCGGGTGGTTCAGCACTGCCCGCACCATCAACCCCAGGGTGTTCCGCCGCCTTCGCTACGACGACTGCCTCGTGAACGACGGCAATGCCGTCCCCCCCGGCGGCAGCCTCTCCTTCCAGTACGCCAACACCCGCCCTTACCCCCTCTCCGTCTCCTCCGTCGTCTGCCACCCTTGA